A window of Campylobacter ureolyticus contains these coding sequences:
- the lptE gene encoding LPS assembly lipoprotein LptE yields the protein MKKIALFLALFFMVGCGYRPVSKITSDILGDSIFVDAIMSKTDPQNTVAIKDAVREGVVYRLHKKLAPRNVAQSYIEVSINSLNFSALTYDQYGYVTSYRANLSLNFKTKLKDGRVVNLKGTGDHDFRVTKLLKSVRDTSSVISDQERYSAIQNASLQAFDEFIAALSIEGLKNENHENIQK from the coding sequence ATGAAAAAAATAGCACTTTTTTTAGCTTTATTTTTTATGGTTGGATGTGGTTACAGGCCAGTTTCTAAAATAACTTCTGATATTTTAGGAGATAGTATTTTTGTAGATGCTATTATGAGTAAGACAGATCCGCAAAATACAGTTGCTATAAAAGATGCTGTTAGAGAAGGTGTTGTTTATAGACTGCATAAAAAATTAGCCCCAAGAAATGTAGCTCAAAGCTATATAGAAGTTTCTATAAACTCTCTTAATTTTTCAGCTCTAACTTACGATCAATATGGTTATGTTACAAGCTATAGAGCAAATTTAAGTCTAAATTTTAAAACTAAGCTAAAAGATGGAAGAGTTGTAAATTTAAAAGGAACTGGCGATCATGATTTTAGAGTTACAAAGCTTTTAAAAAGTGTAAGGGACACAAGCTCAGTTATAAGCGATCAAGAGAGATACAGTGCTATACAAAATGCTTCTTTGCAAGCTTTTGATGAGTTTATAGCAGCTTTATCAATAGAGGGCTTAAAAAATGAAAATCATGAAAATATTCAAAAGTAG